A region of Arabidopsis thaliana chromosome 5, partial sequence DNA encodes the following proteins:
- the UGT76C2 gene encoding UDP-glucosyl transferase 76C2 (UDP-glucosyl transferase 76C2 (UGT76C2); FUNCTIONS IN: in 6 functions; INVOLVED IN: metabolic process; EXPRESSED IN: 17 plant structures; EXPRESSED DURING: 12 growth stages; CONTAINS InterPro DOMAIN/s: UDP-glucuronosyl/UDP-glucosyltransferase (InterPro:IPR002213); BEST Arabidopsis thaliana protein match is: UDP-Glycosyltransferase superfamily protein (TAIR:AT5G05880.1); Has 1807 Blast hits to 1807 proteins in 277 species: Archae - 0; Bacteria - 0; Metazoa - 736; Fungi - 347; Plants - 385; Viruses - 0; Other Eukaryotes - 339 (source: NCBI BLink).), with protein sequence MEEKRNGLRVILFPLPLQGCINPMLQLANILHVRGFSITVIHTRFNAPKASSHPLFTFLQIPDGLSETEIQDGVMSLLAQINLNAESPFRDCLRKVLLESKESERVTCLIDDCGWLFTQSVSESLKLPRLVLCTFKATFFNAYPSLPLIRTKGYLPVSESEAEDSVPEFPPLQKRDLSKVFGEFGEKLDPFLHAVVETTIRSSGLIYMSCEELEKDSLTLSNEIFKVPVFAIGPFHSYFSASSSSLFTQDETCILWLDDQEDKSVIYVSLGSVVNITETEFLEIACGLSNSKQPFLWVVRPGSVLGAKWIEPLSEGLVSSLEEKGKIVKWAPQQEVLAHRATGGFLTHNGWNSTLESICEGVPMICLPGGWDQMLNSRFVSDIWKIGIHLEGRIEKKEIEKAVRVLMEESEGNKIRERMKVLKDEVEKSVKQGGSSFQSIETLANHILLL encoded by the exons atggaggagaagagaaatggTCTGCGTGTGATTCTCTTCCCTCTTCCATTACAAGGTTGCATCAACCCTATGCTTCAGCTCGCCAACATCCTTCACGTAAGAGGCTTCTCCATTACCGTGATCCACACGCGCTTCAACGCGCCAAAAGCTTCAAGCCATCCTCTCTTCACTTTCTTACAGATTCCTGATGGTTTGTCTGAAACGGAGATTCAAGATGGTGTTATGTCTTTGCTCGCGCAAATCAACCTTAACGCTGAGTCTCCGTTTCGTGATTGCTTGCGTAAAGTGTTGCTGGAATCAAAAGAGTCAGAGAGGGTTACTTGTTTGATCGATGACTGTGGATGGCTCTTCACACAATCTGTTTCAGAGAGTTTGAAGCTTCCGAGGCTCGTTCTCTGTACTTTTAAAGCCACTTTCTTCAATGCTTATCCGAGTCTTCCACTTATCCGAACCAAGGGATATCTTCCAGTTTCAG AATCGGAAGCAGAGGACTCTGTTCCTGAGTTCCCGCCGCTTCAAAAGAGAGATCTTTCAAAGGTTTTCGGGGAGTTCGGAGAGAAACTCGATCCGTTCTTACATGCTGTAGTCGAAACGACAATAAGATCTTCAGGGTTAATATACATGTCCTGCGAAGAGCTTGAGAAAGATTCGTTGACTCTTTCTAACGAAATTTTTAAAGTTCCGGTTTTTGCAATTGGTCCGTTTCACAGCTACTTCTCTGCTTCGTCAAGCAGCTTGTTCACACAAGACGAGACTTGCATTCTGTGGTTAGATGATCAAGAAGATAAATCTGTGATCTACGTTAGTCTAGGAAGCGTTGTGAACATAACGGAAACAGAGTTCTTGGAGATTGCGTGTGGTTTAAGCAATAGCAAACAGCCTTTCTTGTGGGTAGTACGACCCGGTTCAGTACTCGGCGCGAAATGGATCGAACCGCTCTCTGAAGGGCTGGTTAGTAGCCTtgaagagaaaggaaagatTGTGAAATGGGCACCACAACAGGAGGTTCTTGCGCATCGTGCCACAGGAGGGTTTTTGACACACAATGGTTGGAACTCAACGCTAGAGAGTATATGCGAAGGGGTTCCTATGATCTGCCTACCAGGAGGTTGGGATCAAATGCTGAATTCAAGATTTGTTAGCGATATTTGGAAGATTGGAATTCACTTGGAAGGTCGGATTGAAAAAAAGGAGATTGAGAAAGCTGTGAGGGTGTTAATGGAGGAAAGTGAAGGAAATAAGATTCGTGAGAGAATGAAAGTTCTGAAAGATGAGGTCGAGAAATCGGTCAAACAAGGAGGCTCATCTTTTCAATCTATTGAGACTCTAGCTAATCATATACTATTGTTGTAA
- the UGT76C1 gene encoding UDP-glucosyl transferase 76C1 (UDP-glucosyl transferase 76C1 (UGT76C1); FUNCTIONS IN: in 6 functions; INVOLVED IN: metabolic process; LOCATED IN: cellular_component unknown; EXPRESSED IN: 17 plant structures; EXPRESSED DURING: 11 growth stages; CONTAINS InterPro DOMAIN/s: UDP-glucuronosyl/UDP-glucosyltransferase (InterPro:IPR002213); BEST Arabidopsis thaliana protein match is: UDP-Glycosyltransferase superfamily protein (TAIR:AT5G05880.1); Has 1807 Blast hits to 1807 proteins in 277 species: Archae - 0; Bacteria - 0; Metazoa - 736; Fungi - 347; Plants - 385; Viruses - 0; Other Eukaryotes - 339 (source: NCBI BLink).): MEKRNERQVILFPLPLQGCINPMLQLAKILYSRGFSITIIHTRFNAPKSSDHPLFTFLQIRDGLSESQTQSRDLLLQLTLLNNNCQIPFRECLAKLIKPSSDSGTEDRKISCVIDDSGWVFTQSVAESFNLPRFVLCAYKFSFFLGHFLVPQIRREGFLPVPDSEADDLVPEFPPLRKKDLSRIMGTSAQSKPLDAYLLKILDATKPASGIIVMSCKELDHDSLAESNKVFSIPIFPIGPFHIHDVPASSSSLLEPDQSCIPWLDMRETRSVVYVSLGSIASLNESDFLEIACGLRNTNQSFLWVVRPGSVHGRDWIESLPSGFMESLDGKGKIVRWAPQLDVLAHRATGGFLTHNGWNSTLESICEGVPMICLPCKWDQFVNARFISEVWRVGIHLEGRIERREIERAVIRLMVESKGEEIRGRIKVLRDEVRRSVKQGGSSYRSLDELVDRISIIIEPLVPT, from the exons ATGGAGAAGAGAAACGAGAGACAAGTGATTCTTTTTCCTCTACCATTACAAGGTTGCATAAACCCTATGCTTCAGCTAGCAAAGATCCTTTACTCAAGAGGTTTTTCGATCACCATCATCCACACGCGCTTCAACGCGCCCAAATCTTCAGACCATCCTCTCTTCACTTTCTTACAAATCCGCGACGGCTTGTCTGAATCTCAGACTCAATCTCGTGATCTTTTGCTTCAACTCACGCTTCTCAACAACAATTGTCAGATCCCATTTCGAGAGTGTTTGGCTAAACTCATTAAACCTAGTTCAGATTCAGGAACAGAGGATAGGAAAATTAGCTGTGTGATCGATGATTCCGGTTGGGTTTTCACACAATCCGTGGCGGAGAGTTTTAATCTTCCTCGATTTGTCCTCTGTGCTTATaagttctctttctttctcggACATTTTCTTGTTCCTCAGATTCGTCGTGAAGGGTTTCTTCCAGTACCAG ATTCGGAGGCAGATGATCTAGTTCCTGAGTTTCCACCGCTTCGAAAGAAAGATCTTTCGAGAATTATGGGAACCAGCGCTCAGAGTAAGCCTCTAGATGCTTACTTGCTTAAGATACTCGACGCGACGAAGCCAGCTTCAGGGATTATAGTTATGTCCTGCAAAGAGCTTGACCATGATTCACTTGCTGAGTCCAACAAAGTTTTCAGCATTCCGATATTTCCCATTGGCCCTTTTCACATTCATGACGTCCCAGCCTCGTCTAGCAGCTTGTTAGAACCGGACCAGAGTTGCATTCCATGGTTAGATATGCGTGAAACGAGATCAGTAGTCTACGTGAGCTTAGGGAGCATTGCGAGTCTTAACGAGTCTGACTTCTTGGAGATTGCTTGTGGACTAAGAAACACCAACCAATCCTTCTTGTGGGTTGTCCGGCCTGGTTCAGTCCATGGCAGAGATTGGATCGAATCATTACCTTCAGGGTTCATGGAAAGTCTCGATGGTAAAGGAAAGATAGTGAGATGGGCACCGCAGCTAGACGTTCTTGCGCATAGAGCCACGGGAGGGTTTTTGACTCATAATGGATGGAACTCGACATTAGAGAGTATATGCGAAGGAGTACCTATGATCTGCTTGCCTTGTAAGTGGGACCAATTTGTAAACGCGAGATTCATAAGCGAAGTTTGGAGGGTTGGGATTCACTTGGAAGGTCGGATAGAGCGAAGAGAAATCGAGAGAGCTGTTATAAGACTAATGGTTGAGTCGAAAGGAGAAGAGATTCGAGGTAGAATCAAAGTCTTGCGAGACGAAGTAAGAAGGTCAGTTAAACAAGGAGGTTCGTCATATCGATCTTTAGATGAGTTGGTTGATCGTATATCAATCATCATCGAGCCACTAGTGCCTACGTGA
- a CDS encoding UDP-Glycosyltransferase superfamily protein (UDP-Glycosyltransferase superfamily protein; FUNCTIONS IN: UDP-glycosyltransferase activity, transferase activity, transferring glycosyl groups; INVOLVED IN: metabolic process; LOCATED IN: cellular_component unknown; EXPRESSED IN: root; CONTAINS InterPro DOMAIN/s: UDP-glucuronosyl/UDP-glucosyltransferase (InterPro:IPR002213); BEST Arabidopsis thaliana protein match is: UDP-Glycosyltransferase superfamily protein (TAIR:AT5G05900.1); Has 1807 Blast hits to 1807 proteins in 277 species: Archae - 0; Bacteria - 0; Metazoa - 736; Fungi - 347; Plants - 385; Viruses - 0; Other Eukaryotes - 339 (source: NCBI BLink).) — protein MEKSNGLRVILFPLPLQGCINPMIQLAKILHSRGFSITVIHTCFNAPKASSHPLFTFIQIQDGLSETETRTRDVKLLITLLNQNCESPVRECLRKLLQSAKEEKQRISCLINDSGWIFTQHLAKSLNLMRLAFNTYKISFFRSHFVLPQLRREMFLPLQDSEQDDPVEKFPPLRKKDLLRILEADSVQGDSYSDMILEKTKASSGLIFMSCEELDQDSLSQSREDFKVPIFAIGPSHSHFPASSSSLFTPDETCIPWLDRQEDKSVIYVSIGSLVTINETELMEIAWGLSNSDQPFLWVVRVGSVNGTEWIEAIPEYFIKRLNEKGKIVKWAPQQEVLKHRAIGGFLTHNGWNSTVESVCEGVPMICLPFRWDQLLNARFVSDVWMVGIHLEGRIERDEIERAIRRLLLETEGEAIRERIQLLKEKVGRSVKQNGSAYQSLQNLINYISSF, from the exons ATGGAGAAGAGTAATGGCCTGCGAGTGATTCTGTTTCCACTTCCATTACAAGGCTGCATCAACCCTATGATTCAGCTCGCCAAGATCCTCCACTCAAGAGGTTTTTCAATCACTGTGATCCACACTTGCTTCAACGCGCCAAAAGCTTCAAGCCATCCACTCTTCACCTTCATACAGATCCAAGATGGCTTGTCTGAAACAGAGACAAGAACTCGCGACGTCAAACTTCTCATAACACTTCTCAACCAAAATTGCGAGTCTCCGGTTCGTGAATGTTTGCGTAAACTGTTGCAATCTGCCAaggaagagaaacagaggattagCTGTTTGATCAATGATTCTGGTTGGATCTTCACTCAACACTTAGCCAAGAGTTTGAATCTCATGAGATTGGCCTTTAATACCTATAAGATCTCCTTCTTTCGAAGCCATTTTGTTCTTCCTCAGCTCCGGCGTGAAATGTTTCTTCCATTACAAG ATTCAGAACAAGATGATCCAGTTGAGAAGTTTCCACCGCttagaaagaaagatcttTTACGGATTCTTGAAGCAGATTCGGTGCAGGGAGACTCGTACTCGGATATGATTTTGGAAAAGACAAAGGCGTCTTCAGGTCTTATATTCATGTCCTGTGAAGAGTTGGACCAAGACTCACTGAGTCAATCACGTGAAGATTTTAAGGTTCCGATATTTGCGATAGGACCTTCTCATAGCCATTTTCCTGCTTCTTCTAGTAGCTTGTTCACACCGGACGAGACTTGCATCCCATGGTTAGACAGACAAGAAGACAAATCCGTAATATACGTGAGTATTGGGAGCCTCGTGACCATCAACGAAACAGAGCTAATGGAGATTGCTTGGGGTCTAAGTAACAGCGACCAACCATTTTTATGGGTCGTCCGGGTTGGTTCAGTCAATGGCACGGAATGGATTGAAGCAATCCCGGAATATTTCATCAAAAGGCTTAATGAGAAGGGAAAGATAGTGAAATGGGCTCCACAACAAGAGGTTCTAAAGCATCGAGCTATTGGAGGTTTCTTGACACATAATGGTTGGAACTCGACGGTTGAGAGTGTTTGTGAAGGCGTCCCTATGATCTGTTTGCCTTTTCGTTGGGACCAATTGTTAAATGCAAGATTTGTTAGTGATGTATGGATGGTTGGGATACATCTCGAGGGTCGGATTGAGAGGGATGAGATCGAGAGAGCGATAAGGAGATTATTGTTGGAAACTGAAGGAGAAGCCATCCGAGAGAGGATACAACTTCTTAAGGAAAAAGTAGGAAGATCAGTTAAACAAAACGGTTCGGCATATCAATCtctacaaaatttgattaattatatatcatcttTCTAG
- a CDS encoding UDP-Glycosyltransferase superfamily protein (UDP-Glycosyltransferase superfamily protein; FUNCTIONS IN: UDP-glycosyltransferase activity, transferase activity, transferring glycosyl groups; INVOLVED IN: metabolic process; LOCATED IN: cellular_component unknown; EXPRESSED IN: 8 plant structures; EXPRESSED DURING: LP.06 six leaves visible, LP.04 four leaves visible, 4 leaf senescence stage, petal differentiation and expansion stage; CONTAINS InterPro DOMAIN/s: UDP-glucuronosyl/UDP-glucosyltransferase (InterPro:IPR002213); BEST Arabidopsis thaliana protein match is: UDP-Glycosyltransferase superfamily protein (TAIR:AT5G05880.1); Has 1807 Blast hits to 1807 proteins in 277 species: Archae - 0; Bacteria - 0; Metazoa - 736; Fungi - 347; Plants - 385; Viruses - 0; Other Eukaryotes - 339 (source: NCBI BLink).) has protein sequence MEKSNGLRVILFPLPLQGCINPMIQLAKILHSRGFSITVIHTCFNAPKASSHPLFTFLEIPDGLSETEKRTNNTKLLLTLLNRNCESPFRECLSKLLQSADSETGEEKQRISCLIADSGWMFTQPIAQSLKLPILVLSVFTVSFFRCQFVLPKLRREVYLPLQDSEQEDLVQEFPPLRKKDIVRILDVETDILDPFLDKVLQMTKASSGLIFMSCEELDHDSVSQAREDFKIPIFGIGPSHSHFPATSSSLSTPDETCIPWLDKQEDKSVIYVSYGSIVTISESDLIEIAWGLRNSDQPFLLVVRVGSVRGREWIETIPEEIMEKLNEKGKIVKWAPQQDVLKHRAIGGFLTHNGWSSTVESVCEAVPMICLPFRWDQMLNARFVSDVWMVGINLEDRVERNEIEGAIRRLLVEPEGEAIRERIEHLKEKVGRSFQQNGSAYQSLQNLIDYISSF, from the exons aTGGAGAAGAGTAATGGCCTTCGAGTGATTCTGTTTCCACTTCCATTACAAGGCTGCATCAACCCCATGATTCAGCTCGCCAAGATCCTCCACTCAAGAGGTTTCTCCATCACTGTGATCCACACGTGCTTCAACGCGCCAAAAGCTTCAAGCCATCCTCTCTTCACCTTCTTAGAGATCCCAGATGGCTTGTccgaaacagagaaaagaacTAACAATACCAAACTTCTCCTAACGCTTCTCAACCGGAACTGTGAGTCTCCGTTTCGTGAATGTTTGAGTAAACTGTTGCAGTCTGCAGATTCAGAAACAGGggaagagaaacagaggattagCTGTTTGATCGCTGATTCTGGATGGATGTTCACACAACCCATTGCTCAGAGTTTGAAACTCCCAATATTGGTCCTCAGTGTGTTTACAGTCTCCTTCTTTCGCTGCCAATTTGTTCTTCCTAAGCTTCGGCGTGAAGTGTATCTTCCACTTCAAG ATTCAGAACAGGAGGATCTAGTTCAAGAGTTTCCGCCGCTTCGAAAGAAGGATATTGTACGTATTCTTGATGTAGAAACAGATATACTAGATCCATTCTTGGACAAAGTTCTACAAATGACAAAGGCGTCTTCAGGTCTTATATTCATGTCATGTGAAGAGTTGGACCACGACTCAGTGAGTCAGGCACGTGAAGATTTCAAAATTCCTATCTTTGGGATTGGACCATCTCACAGCCACTTTCCAGCTACCTCTAGTAGCTTGTCCACACCCGACGAGACTTGCATTCCATGGTTAgacaaacaagaagacaaatcCGTGATTTACGTCAGTTACGGGAGCATCGTGACCATCAGCGAATCAGATTTAATAGAGATTGCTTGGGGTCTAAGAAACAGCGACCAACCCTTCTTGTTGGTCGTACGGGTTGGTTCAGTCCGTGGCAGAGAATGGATCGAGACAATCCCGGAAGAGATCATGGAAAAGCTTAATGAGAAGGGAAAGATAGTGAAATGGGCTCCGCAACAAGACGTTCTAAAGCATCGAGCCATTGGGGGATTCCTGACACATAATGGTTGGAGCTCGACTGTTGAGAGTGTTTGTGAAGCAGTCCCTATGATCTGTTTGCCTTTTCGTTGGGACCAAATGCTAAATGCAAGATTTGTTAGCGATGTATGGATGGTCGGGATAAACCTAGAGGATCGGGTTGAAAGGAATGAGATCGAGGGAGCGATAAGGAGATTATTGGTGGAACCTGAAGGAGAAGCCATCCGAGAGAGGATAGAACATCTTAAGGAGAAAGTAGGACGATCGTTTCAACAAAACGGTTCCGCATATCAATcgttacaaaatttgattgattataTATCATCTTTTTAG
- a CDS encoding UDP-Glycosyltransferase superfamily protein (UDP-Glycosyltransferase superfamily protein; FUNCTIONS IN: UDP-glycosyltransferase activity, transferase activity, transferring glycosyl groups; INVOLVED IN: metabolic process; LOCATED IN: cellular_component unknown; EXPRESSED IN: root; CONTAINS InterPro DOMAIN/s: UDP-glucuronosyl/UDP-glucosyltransferase (InterPro:IPR002213); BEST Arabidopsis thaliana protein match is: UDP-Glycosyltransferase superfamily protein (TAIR:AT5G05880.1); Has 1807 Blast hits to 1807 proteins in 277 species: Archae - 0; Bacteria - 0; Metazoa - 736; Fungi - 347; Plants - 385; Viruses - 0; Other Eukaryotes - 339 (source: NCBI BLink).): protein MDKSNGLRVILFPLPLQGCINPMIQLAKILHSRGFSITVIHTRFNAPKASNHPLFTFLQIPDGLSETETRTHDITLLLTLLNRSCESPFRECLTKLLQSADSETGEEKQRISCLIDDSGWIFTQPVAQSFNLPRLVLNTYKVSFFRDHFVLPQLRREMYLPLQDSEQGDDPVEEFPPLRKKDLLQILDQESEQLDSYSNMILETTKASSGLIFVSTCEELDQDSLSQAREDYQVPIFTIGPSHSYFPGSSSSLFTVDETCIPWLDKQEDKSVIYVSFGSISTIGEAEFMEIAWALRNSDQPFLWVVRGGSVVHGAEWIEQLHEKGKIVNWAPQQEVLKHQAIGGFLTHNGWNSTVESVFEGVPMICMPFVWDQLLNARFVSDVWMVGLHLEGRIERNVIEGMIRRLFSETEGKAIRERMEILKENVGRSVKPKGSAYRSLQHLIDYITYF, encoded by the exons ATGGATAAGAGTAATGGCCTACGAGTGATTCTGTTTCCACTTCCATTACAAGGATGCATCAACCCCATGATTCAGCTAGCGAAGATCCTCCACTCAAGAGGTTTCTCCATCACTGTGATCCACACGCGCTTCAATGCGCCAAAAGCTTCAAACCACCCTCTGTTCACCTTCTTACAGATCCCAGATGGCTTGTCTGAAACAGAGACAAGAACTCACGATATCACACTTCTCCTAACGCTTCTCAACCGAAGCTGTGAGTCTCCATTTCGTGAATGTTTGACTAAACTTTTGCAGTCTGCAGATTCAGAAACAGGggaagagaaacagaggattagCTGTTTGATCGATGATTCTGGATGGATATTCACACAGCCCGTTGCTCAGAGTTTCAATCTCCCGAGATTGGTCCTTAACACCTACAAAGTCTCCTTCTTTCGGGACCATTTTGTTCTTCCTCAACTCCGTCGTGAAATGTATCTTCCATTACAAG ATTCAGAACAAGGTGATGATCCAGTTGAGGAGTTTCCACCCCTTCGAAAGAAAGATCTTTTACAAATTCTTGATCAAGAATCGGAGCAACTAGACTCGTACTCCAATATGATTTTGGAAACAACAAAAGCGTCTTCAGGTCTTATATTTGTATCCACATGTGAAGAGTTGGACCAAGACTCACTGAGTCAAGCACGTGAAGATTATCAAGTCCCAATCTTTACGATAGGACCTTCTCATAGCTACTTCCCAGGCTCATCTAGTAGCTTGTTCACAGTGGACGAGACTTGCATTCCATGGTTAGACAAGCAAGAAGACAAATCCGTGATTTACGTGAGTTTTGGGAGCATCTCGACCATTGGCGAAGCAGAATTCATGGAGATTGCTTGGGCTCTAAGAAACAGCGACCAACCGTTCTTGTGGGTCGTACGGGGTGGTTCGGTAGTCCATGGTGCAGAATGGATCGAACAGCTTCATGAGAAAGGAAAGATAGTGAATTGGGCCCCACAACAAGAGGTTCTAAAGCATCAAGCCATTGGAGGATTCTTGACACACAATGGTTGGAACTCGACGGTTGAGAGTGTTTTTGAAGGCGTCCCTATGATATGTATGCCTTTTGTATGGGACCAATTGCTTAATGCAAGATTTGTTAGTGATGTATGGATGGTTGGGCTGCATCTAGAGGGTCGGATTGAGAGGAATGTGATTGAGGGAATGATAAGAAGATTATTTTCGGAAACTGAAGGAAAAGCGATCCGAGAGAGGATGGAAATTCTTAAGGAGAATGTAGGAAGATCCGTTAAACCAAAAGGTTCGGCGTATCGATCGTTACAACATTTGATTGATTATATAACATATTTCtag
- a CDS encoding RING/U-box superfamily protein (RING/U-box superfamily protein; FUNCTIONS IN: zinc ion binding; CONTAINS InterPro DOMAIN/s: Zinc finger, RING-type (InterPro:IPR001841), Zinc finger, C3HC4 RING-type (InterPro:IPR018957); BEST Arabidopsis thaliana protein match is: RING/U-box superfamily protein (TAIR:AT5G37250.1); Has 1807 Blast hits to 1807 proteins in 277 species: Archae - 0; Bacteria - 0; Metazoa - 736; Fungi - 347; Plants - 385; Viruses - 0; Other Eukaryotes - 339 (source: NCBI BLink).): protein MRSFPPSPAPASIENNTHHHLHEDFTLMVIVFVLYGIVAIRYATFNDGCRGTNLRFQRPQPPLPLPQPQPPMCPREIAAMIKDIVVDVELCCPICLEDLKKVDNDDDKVVVCLSKCNHSFHMNCIFSWLRESQDCPICRSTVYRGGVTLIK, encoded by the coding sequence ATGCGATCTTTTCCGCCGTCACCAGCTCCCGCATCTATCGAAAACAATACGCATCATCATCTACATGAAGACTTCACTCTTATGGTCATCGTCTTCGTTTTGTATGGCATTGTTGCCATAAGGTATGCAACCTTTAACGATGGTTGTCGTGGAACTAATCTTAGATTCCAGAGACCGCAACCACCTCTACCGTTACCACAACCTCAGCCGCCAATGTGTCCGCGGGAGATTGCGGCGATGATTAAAGACATAGTTGTGGACGTGGAATTATGTTGTCCGATATGTCTTGAGGATTTGAAGAAggttgataatgatgatgataaagtcGTGGTTTGTTTATCCAAGTGCAATCATAGTTTCCACATGAATTGCATATTCTCTTGGCTTAGAGAAAGTCAGGATTGTCCCATCTGTCGTAGCACTGTTTACAGAGGTGGAGTTACATTGATCAAATAA